ATGAAATGGCTGCGGGAACGTCAGGCATCAAACATTATTGAGGGGCTCAAAAAAATACAGCAGCGTCAAAACCAAAAAACGGGGGAAAATAGTCATTAACAAGCGCTGCTGAATAATTAAAGGTGGTGAGGATTTTGTCGTTAATAATTGAGCAATGGATGAAAGAGATTGACGAGAAAGACCTTCCAGAACAATACCGAATAATTTGTGGGTTGATTGGGAAAGAAAACACCCTTATCCTGGCTTCAAAGTACCAGGGGCTGCACATCTACTTGCCCAAGCTGGATGAAGCTTTACAAAAAGCCAGGGATAGGAAAATCAGGGCCGAATACAACCGATATAATCTCAAAGAGCTTGCTATTAAATACGGCCTGACTGAATATTGGATAAGAAAAATATTGGCTCAGACGGAGTCGGAAAATCAAATTACCCTCCTAGATTTTATTAACGAAGGATAAAAGTACTTTCACAAATTGTTCGAGCTTTAAGACATCAAAAATAACAAGATACAATTCCAGTAGATTGAATCTGCTGGAATTTTTGTTTTTCGGAGGAGGTATTTGGAATGTGGGACCATGTTTATGCCGAAGCCCTGAAAGCCCTGGAGGTAATCTTGATAGCCCTCATTTCCCTGGGCTGCGCCTATGCCACACTGTACATCAACAGGCTGGCCGCGGTAGCCAAGGCTGAGGCGGCAGCTATCAAGGACAGTGCCCAACAGGAGCTGGCATCACAAGCCATTGACATGTACAAGGATCTGGTTACCACAGTAGTCGGAAGAATTGAGGAAACTGTGGCCAAGCAGATTAGGATTGCTGTCAAAGAAGGGGTCAAAAACCGACAAGATTTGGTTGCTCTTAGCAGAGCCGCCTATGATGAAATTATGGCTACTGTAGAGCCGGCCCTGGTCGAGACAATCAAAACCCAAATTAAAGACATTGAGACATACACCTTTGGGTTGATTGAAAATGCAGTGGTACAAGTTAAAGCAAGGAGCGGGAGCGGAACCGAATGAATTCTATCTGGCTGTGGATTATCCAAACCTTAACCCTGCTGGCTATAGGCGCAATAGCCTATTTCCTCAAAGACATCAAAAAAACCATCGATGAAAGGCTGGCCAAGAATGAAGGCCGGATTGAAGCTCTGGAAAAAGAGGTAAGTAATCTAAAATCTGACCTGCCTTTCGT
The sequence above is a segment of the Peptococcaceae bacterium genome. Coding sequences within it:
- a CDS encoding transcriptional regulator → MSLIIEQWMKEIDEKDLPEQYRIICGLIGKENTLILASKYQGLHIYLPKLDEALQKARDRKIRAEYNRYNLKELAIKYGLTEYWIRKILAQTESENQITLLDFINEG